The genomic segment GGGATTTGACCCGGTAGGAATGCACGTAGTCGATATGATCCACCAGGTTCTGGCCGACACCGGGGAGTTCGTGCACCACCGGGATGTCGAACGCGAGCAATTGATCCTTGGGGCCGACGCCGGACAGCATCAGCAGGTGCGGGGAGTTGAAGGCGCCGGAGCTCAGGATCAGTTCATGCCGGGCGTACAAGGTGCGCGTGACGCCGTTCTGCATGAACTCGACACCGACCGCACGCTTGCCATCGAACAGAATACGCGTGGCGTGGGCGTGGGTTTCGACGGTCAGGTTCGGTCGGTGGCGGTTGGGCGTGAGATAGGCTTTGGCGGCGCTGCAACGCTGTCCGTCCTTCTGCATGACCTGCACCCGGCCAAAGCCTTCCATGGTCGCGCCGTTCTGATCGGGGCACGCCGGGTAGCCGGCCTCAATACCGGCCTCGACAAACGTTTCGCCGAACGGGTTGGGCGAGGAGTGGAAGCGCACGTTGAGCGGGCCGTCCTGACCGTGCAGCGGGTCCTTGAAGTATTCGTTGTGCTCGGCGCGCTTGAACAGCGGCAGCACCTCATCATAGCGCCAGCCCGGATTGCCCAGCTCGGCCCAGCGGTCGAAATCCAGCGGATGGCCGCGATGGTAGGCCATGGCGTTGATCGAGGAGCTGCCGCCCAGGGTCTTGCCCCGTGGCTGATAACCGATCCGGCCGTTCAACCCTGACTGTGGCACGGTCTGAAACTGCCAGTTGTTGATCGACGTCGGCACCATGGCCGCGACGCCGGCCGGCATGTGCACCAGCGGGTGGGTGTCCGGGCCGCCGGCTTCCAGCAGGCAGACAGAGACGTCGCTGTCCTCGGACAAGCGGCTGGCGACGACACAGCCGGCCGCGCCGGCGCCAATCACGAGGTAATCGAACTCTGCGTTCTGGTTCATGCGTTTGTTCTCTTTATTCGATGCATAACGTCAACGCATTGTGCGGACACGGCGGGGGCGGCACTGGTCAATTGAATGAATTCACCGGTCAGCAGCGCAGGTGACTAACACGCCAAGCATCGGGAGATCCCGCACAGCGGCTCGAGGAGTCATTGACCAACCCTCATCCGGGAGCGAGTATCGATTTTCGCAATTCCAGCAGGCAGGTCCATGTCAGGTTCGAAAATCGATACGCCGGGCACCGACCTGTCGTTGCGTGAAGAAGCATTGCAGCCCACCACCATTGGCAGCTACACCGTGGCCATTGGGCGGGCGCTGGATGCCAGTGGGGTCGACAGCAAGCGGATTTTTACCGCTATCGGTATTCCGCTGGACGTCGCGACCGACCCGATGACCCGCCAGCCGGCGTCAACCATGACGCGCCTGTATCGCGCCTGTGTCGAGGTGACCAACAACCCGTATTTCGGCCTGACCGTGGCCAAACACATTCACCTGACGCACTTGCATGCGCTGGGCTATTCACTGGCCGCCAGCGGCACCCTGATGGATTTTTGCCGCCGTCTGGAGCGCTACTTTCGCCTGGTCTCCCAGGTCGCCAAGGTCAATCTGACCCAGGTGGACGGGCAAGTGATGATGCGTTTCGATCACCTGGTCGAACTCAGCAGCGAGACAGAAGATGCGTTTTTCGGCTTTCTGATCCGCACCATGCGCCTGCTCTACAAGCAGGAATTCAAGCCGCTGCGCGTGGAATTCTGTCGCTCGATGCCGCACGAAGGCGCCGGGCCGTATGAGACGCTGTTCAGGGTGCCGGTGTTATTCAACCAGACGAGCAGCCTGCTGGTGTTCGACCAGGCCGATATGGTGCAGGCACTCAGCGGGTCCTGTCCCGAACT from the Pseudomonas sp. N3-W genome contains:
- a CDS encoding GMC family oxidoreductase, with translation MNQNAEFDYLVIGAGAAGCVVASRLSEDSDVSVCLLEAGGPDTHPLVHMPAGVAAMVPTSINNWQFQTVPQSGLNGRIGYQPRGKTLGGSSSINAMAYHRGHPLDFDRWAELGNPGWRYDEVLPLFKRAEHNEYFKDPLHGQDGPLNVRFHSSPNPFGETFVEAGIEAGYPACPDQNGATMEGFGRVQVMQKDGQRCSAAKAYLTPNRHRPNLTVETHAHATRILFDGKRAVGVEFMQNGVTRTLYARHELILSSGAFNSPHLLMLSGVGPKDQLLAFDIPVVHELPGVGQNLVDHIDYVHSYRVKSRQLIGLSLAGVWDMTKAAIRYWRKRSGPLTTNFAEACAFVKTAPELAQADIELALTIAMFADHGRTLYRGHGLSVHACLLHPKSIGQLTLASADPRVPPLIDPAFLTHRDDISTLIKGYRVIEKLMATPAFKAFNPQSVIDTPMNTDAEIEQVLRNRSDTLYHPVGTCKMGNDAMAVVDARLKVHGLEGLRVVDASIMPTIIGCSTTAATVMIGEQAAGFIRQDRETTLARDRHETHHPA
- a CDS encoding AraC family transcriptional regulator; its protein translation is MSGSKIDTPGTDLSLREEALQPTTIGSYTVAIGRALDASGVDSKRIFTAIGIPLDVATDPMTRQPASTMTRLYRACVEVTNNPYFGLTVAKHIHLTHLHALGYSLAASGTLMDFCRRLERYFRLVSQVAKVNLTQVDGQVMMRFDHLVELSSETEDAFFGFLIRTMRLLYKQEFKPLRVEFCRSMPHEGAGPYETLFRVPVLFNQTSSLLVFDQADMVQALSGSCPELAQVNDNIVISYLARLDKSDVITGVTQKIIEFLPDGDCTRDKVASALHMSPTKLQLKLSQRGTHFQQLLDDTRKELACSYLRQASRPVTEITFLLGFSDTSNFTRAFKRWTGLSPTDFRQQP